A genomic segment from Longimicrobium sp. encodes:
- a CDS encoding aminotransferase class V-fold PLP-dependent enzyme — MTFSRRDFLSTLSRTAPATWLATGGRDELRDIAYELARFGGGPDEIARDERFWVPVQQAFTVDRSIINLNNAGVSPSPRLVQDAMKRYLDYSNEAPVQTMWRVLEPQRETVRAGLARMFGCEAEEIAITRNATEALQILQMGFDLRAGDEVVISTQDYPHMIETWRQRERRDRVVLRTVDLPIPIDDPAEVVRRYESAITPRTKLVHMSHMSFVNGQVLPVRAVVRMARGRGIPVIVDGAHAFAHFPFRHADLECDFYAASLHKWMYAPHGTGMLFVRREKIPEIWPLQASDEAKRADIRKFEDVGTHPAANALAVAEAMAFTHAIGVANKAARLAYLRDRWATALAAHPRVRLHTSLRPGHAYAIALVQVEGIEPGRIYDELWTKHRIITSPTKWAGVEGIRVTPNVYTTLDEIDRFVEAMHGILGGARGRAAGDAG, encoded by the coding sequence ATGACTTTCTCGCGTCGCGATTTCCTCTCGACTCTCAGCCGCACCGCGCCGGCCACGTGGCTCGCCACCGGCGGGCGCGACGAGCTGCGCGACATCGCGTACGAGCTGGCGCGCTTCGGCGGCGGGCCGGACGAGATCGCGCGCGACGAGCGGTTCTGGGTGCCGGTGCAGCAGGCGTTCACGGTCGACCGCAGCATCATCAACCTGAACAACGCCGGCGTCAGTCCCTCGCCGCGGCTGGTGCAGGATGCGATGAAGCGGTACCTCGACTACAGCAACGAGGCGCCGGTGCAAACCATGTGGCGCGTGCTGGAGCCGCAGCGCGAGACCGTGCGCGCCGGTCTGGCGCGAATGTTCGGATGTGAGGCGGAGGAGATCGCCATCACCCGCAACGCCACCGAGGCGCTGCAGATCCTGCAGATGGGCTTCGACCTGCGGGCGGGCGACGAGGTGGTCATCTCCACGCAGGACTATCCGCACATGATCGAGACGTGGCGCCAGCGCGAGCGCCGCGATCGTGTCGTGCTGCGGACGGTGGATCTCCCCATCCCCATCGACGACCCGGCGGAGGTGGTGCGGAGATACGAATCCGCCATCACCCCGCGGACGAAGCTCGTCCACATGAGCCACATGAGCTTCGTGAACGGACAGGTGCTTCCGGTGCGCGCCGTGGTGCGGATGGCGCGCGGCCGCGGCATCCCCGTGATCGTGGACGGCGCCCACGCGTTCGCGCACTTCCCCTTCCGCCACGCCGACCTGGAGTGCGACTTCTACGCGGCAAGCCTGCACAAGTGGATGTACGCGCCGCACGGAACGGGGATGCTGTTCGTGCGGCGGGAGAAGATCCCGGAGATCTGGCCGCTGCAGGCGAGCGACGAGGCGAAGCGCGCCGACATCCGCAAGTTTGAGGACGTCGGCACGCACCCTGCCGCCAACGCGCTCGCCGTCGCCGAGGCGATGGCGTTCACCCACGCGATCGGCGTCGCGAACAAGGCCGCGCGGCTGGCCTACCTGCGCGACCGCTGGGCCACCGCGCTCGCGGCGCATCCGCGCGTGCGGCTGCATACGAGTCTCCGCCCCGGCCACGCGTACGCCATCGCGCTGGTGCAGGTGGAGGGGATCGAGCCCGGGCGGATCTACGACGAGCTGTGGACGAAGCACCGCATCATCACCAGCCCCACGAAATGGGCCGGCGTCGAGGGCATCCGCGTAACCCCCAACGTCTACACCACGCTGGACGAGATCGACCGGTTCGTCGAGGCGATGCACGGAATCCTCGGCGGAGCACGTGGACGCGCCGCGGGCGACGCGGGGTGA
- a CDS encoding amidohydrolase family protein encodes MIIDCHTHLNRYTPDLPATLAERHAQLGAAMDAHGIAYALVLTSYDVNPERPDTAEVLAAVEGDARLGVVAGVRHAHLTRDLPHLRDLLRGGRVKGLKLYPGYEPFRLSAPEMRPVYDLAAEFGVPVMIHTGDTFDAKAKVRFAHPLEVDDIAVDHRETSFVICHLGNPWLLDAAEVIYKNPNVFGDLSGFTVGDWQSRFERLMVQKVNEVVAYVNDPDKLMFGSDWPISDLGGYLAFVWRLDLTDAERDGILWRNAARVFRLGFEVRVEQDDGGA; translated from the coding sequence GTGATCATCGACTGCCACACGCATCTCAACCGCTATACGCCCGACCTTCCGGCCACGCTGGCGGAGCGCCACGCGCAGCTCGGCGCGGCGATGGACGCGCACGGAATCGCCTATGCGCTGGTGCTGACCTCGTACGACGTGAACCCCGAGCGGCCGGACACCGCGGAGGTGCTGGCCGCCGTGGAGGGCGACGCGCGCCTGGGCGTGGTGGCGGGGGTGCGGCACGCGCACCTCACGCGCGACCTGCCGCACCTGCGCGACCTGCTGCGGGGCGGGCGGGTGAAGGGGCTGAAGCTGTATCCGGGTTACGAGCCCTTCCGCCTCTCCGCGCCGGAGATGCGACCCGTGTATGACCTGGCGGCCGAGTTCGGCGTTCCCGTGATGATCCACACGGGCGACACGTTCGACGCGAAGGCGAAGGTGCGCTTCGCCCACCCGCTGGAAGTAGACGACATCGCGGTCGATCACCGCGAGACGAGCTTCGTCATCTGCCACCTGGGGAACCCGTGGCTGCTCGACGCGGCCGAGGTCATCTACAAGAACCCCAACGTCTTCGGCGACCTCTCCGGCTTCACCGTGGGCGACTGGCAGTCGCGCTTCGAGCGGCTGATGGTACAGAAGGTCAACGAGGTCGTGGCCTACGTGAACGATCCGGACAAGCTGATGTTCGGCAGCGACTGGCCGATCTCGGACCTGGGCGGGTACCTGGCGTTCGTCTGGCGGCTGGACCTGACCGACGCCGAGCGCGACGGGATCCTGTGGCGCAACGCGGCGCGCGTGTTCCGCCTCGGGTTCGAGGTGCGCGTGGAGCAGGACGATGGCGGAGCCTGA
- a CDS encoding glycosyltransferase family 2 protein: MPDPAISILLPFRDEAAFLPECLASIRAQTESDWELVAVDDGSADESAAIVERWADDDPRVRLLRPGRVGLVAALNLAIAEARAPLAARMDADDVMLPDRLRAQREWMDAHPGAALCGTQVELFPPEEVRGGYLEYVRWQNECVEPGQIAANLYVESPFAHPSVMARTEVLRAAGGYADGPFPEDYELWLRLHAGGHRMGKVPRVLLRWRERGARTSRTDARYARDAFDRLRADYLARDPRLHAGREVVVWGAGRRSRLRARLAMERGVAPSAWIDIDPDKIGHRVWGLPVHAPEWLAERDPRPFVLVYVNNHGARGLISARLGEMGYAVGEDWLGVG; the protein is encoded by the coding sequence GTGCCCGATCCCGCCATCTCCATCCTCCTCCCCTTCCGCGACGAGGCGGCGTTCCTGCCGGAGTGCCTCGCCTCCATCCGCGCGCAGACGGAGAGCGATTGGGAACTGGTCGCGGTGGACGACGGGTCGGCGGACGAGTCGGCGGCGATAGTCGAGCGTTGGGCAGATGATGATCCGCGCGTGCGGCTGCTGCGGCCCGGGCGCGTCGGCCTCGTCGCGGCGCTGAACCTGGCGATCGCGGAGGCGCGGGCGCCGCTCGCAGCGCGGATGGACGCGGACGACGTGATGCTCCCCGATCGCCTGCGGGCGCAGCGCGAGTGGATGGACGCGCACCCCGGCGCCGCGCTGTGCGGCACGCAGGTGGAGCTGTTTCCGCCGGAGGAGGTGCGCGGCGGCTACCTGGAATACGTACGCTGGCAGAACGAGTGCGTCGAGCCCGGGCAGATCGCCGCGAACCTCTACGTCGAGTCGCCGTTCGCGCATCCGTCGGTGATGGCGCGCACGGAGGTTCTGCGCGCGGCCGGCGGCTACGCGGACGGGCCGTTCCCGGAGGATTACGAGCTCTGGCTGCGCCTCCACGCGGGCGGGCACCGGATGGGCAAGGTGCCGCGCGTCCTCCTGCGCTGGCGCGAGCGCGGTGCGCGTACCAGCCGCACGGACGCACGCTACGCCCGCGACGCCTTCGACCGCCTGCGCGCGGACTACCTCGCGCGCGACCCGCGGCTGCACGCCGGGCGCGAGGTCGTCGTCTGGGGCGCCGGCCGCCGCTCCCGCCTCCGTGCGCGCCTGGCGATGGAGCGCGGCGTCGCCCCGTCTGCGTGGATCGACATCGATCCCGACAAGATCGGGCATCGCGTCTGGGGCCTGCCCGTGCACGCGCCGGAGTGGCTGGCGGAGCGCGATCCGCGCCCGTTCGTCCTCGTCTACGTGAACAACCACGGCGCCCGCGGCCTCATCTCCGCGCGGCTGGGGGAGATGGGGTATGCGGTGGGCGAGGATTGGCTGGGCGTGGGGTGA
- a CDS encoding vanadium-dependent haloperoxidase encodes MKLQAANEANSPRSHPCNCDEIEFQASFPNRFIASYSKGLPHNNLGEVDSNEYCKLLQAIATRNPNLFEGINLGCCPDCMPAIPSGVPPQLECMARRRLLVDPQSAFAFDLEGFDSHALCLPPAPKFSSAEEISEIAELYWQALARDVAFTQYATDPLITAARTDLAGYACIFAPTASNDVLFRGITPGSQVGPYVSQFFYMDTPYGAQRIPGRIRTVQPGIDYLTAYNEWLAVQDGCDRDQTACDDTRRWIRNGRDLTAFVHVDSTFNAFLNAALQLCSPAEPLRRCEEAAGRGVEYARCLPYVNSATAFQQQFPGKSVTQEGFSTFGKPHLISLLVETMNRALKAVWYQKWAVHRRLRPEEFGGRIHNQKVGATAYPFHAANFARLDANVLTPRIFPHNLQQNANLRRFPEGGTYLLPQAFAEGSPLHPSYGSGHSTVAGALGTILKAFFPGDYLILNPVVPTDDGLALTQFDPSGDTALTLEGEINKLVDNVGIARLWAGVHWRTDHQEAVRLGEDVAISILCNQRNVYNEEYEIRLRRYDGTYIRIRPGGICPENLGTDPPGSCLRTRTSFLCTGVGGGDPEL; translated from the coding sequence GTGAAGCTGCAGGCGGCCAACGAGGCCAACTCGCCGCGCAGCCACCCCTGCAACTGCGACGAGATCGAGTTCCAGGCCTCGTTCCCCAACCGCTTCATCGCCAGCTACAGCAAGGGGCTGCCGCACAACAACCTGGGCGAGGTCGACAGCAACGAGTACTGCAAGCTGCTGCAGGCCATCGCCACCCGGAACCCCAACCTGTTCGAGGGAATCAACCTGGGGTGCTGCCCCGACTGCATGCCCGCCATCCCGTCGGGGGTGCCGCCGCAGCTGGAGTGCATGGCACGCCGGCGGCTGCTGGTGGACCCGCAGTCGGCGTTCGCGTTCGACCTGGAGGGCTTCGACTCGCACGCCCTCTGCCTTCCCCCGGCGCCCAAGTTCAGCAGCGCCGAGGAGATCTCCGAGATCGCGGAGCTGTACTGGCAGGCGCTGGCGCGTGACGTGGCCTTCACCCAGTACGCCACCGACCCGCTGATCACCGCCGCCCGCACCGACCTGGCCGGCTACGCCTGCATCTTCGCCCCCACCGCCAGCAACGACGTGCTCTTCCGCGGCATCACGCCGGGAAGCCAGGTGGGGCCGTACGTCTCGCAGTTCTTCTACATGGACACGCCGTACGGCGCGCAGCGCATCCCCGGGCGCATCCGCACGGTGCAGCCGGGGATCGACTACCTGACCGCCTACAACGAGTGGCTGGCGGTGCAGGACGGGTGCGACCGCGACCAGACGGCGTGCGACGACACGCGGCGCTGGATCCGCAACGGGCGCGACCTCACGGCGTTCGTGCACGTGGACTCGACCTTCAACGCGTTCCTGAACGCCGCGCTGCAGCTCTGCTCGCCCGCCGAGCCGCTGCGGCGGTGCGAGGAGGCGGCGGGGCGCGGGGTGGAGTACGCGCGCTGCCTGCCGTACGTGAACTCCGCCACGGCGTTCCAGCAGCAGTTCCCGGGGAAGTCGGTCACCCAGGAGGGCTTCTCCACCTTCGGCAAGCCGCACCTGATCTCGCTGCTGGTGGAGACGATGAACCGGGCGCTGAAGGCGGTGTGGTACCAGAAGTGGGCGGTGCACCGGCGGCTGCGCCCCGAGGAGTTCGGCGGGCGCATCCACAACCAGAAGGTGGGGGCCACGGCGTACCCCTTCCACGCCGCCAACTTCGCGCGGCTCGACGCCAACGTGCTGACGCCGCGGATCTTCCCGCACAACCTGCAGCAGAACGCCAACCTGCGGCGCTTCCCCGAGGGCGGCACCTACCTGCTCCCGCAGGCGTTCGCCGAGGGGAGCCCGCTGCACCCGTCGTACGGCTCGGGGCACTCCACCGTGGCGGGGGCGCTGGGAACCATCCTGAAGGCGTTCTTCCCCGGCGACTACCTGATCCTGAACCCGGTGGTGCCCACCGACGACGGGCTGGCGCTGACGCAGTTCGACCCCAGCGGCGACACCGCGCTGACGCTGGAGGGGGAGATCAACAAGCTGGTGGACAACGTCGGGATCGCGCGCCTGTGGGCGGGCGTGCACTGGCGCACCGACCACCAGGAGGCCGTCCGGCTGGGCGAGGACGTGGCCATCAGCATCCTGTGCAACCAGCGCAACGTCTACAACGAGGAGTACGAGATCCGTCTCCGGCGCTACGACGGCACGTACATCCGCATCCGGCCGGGCGGCATCTGCCCCGAGAACCTCGGAACCGACCCGCCGGGCTCGTGCCTGCGCACGCGCACGTCGTTCCTCTGCACCGGCGTTGGCGGAGGCGACCCGGAGCTGTGA
- a CDS encoding DUF3124 domain-containing protein — MLAFPFRALPAAALALLLTGCGGERERPRQDGGAPPAPPRAVRIPHRSDFADSAAATVRQVVYVPVYTHVYAADAQRRFALTAMLSVRNTDPDHPLVVTAVQLYATDGKFLREYLRAPLRLAPLATAEYVLPEGESAGSGANFMVEWTATQKVTEPVIEAVMVSVAGTQGLSFVSVGRPLVRR, encoded by the coding sequence ATGCTCGCGTTCCCCTTCCGGGCGCTGCCGGCGGCGGCGCTGGCGCTGCTCCTGACCGGCTGCGGCGGCGAGCGGGAGCGGCCGCGGCAGGACGGCGGCGCGCCCCCGGCACCGCCGCGGGCGGTCCGCATTCCCCATCGCTCGGACTTCGCCGATTCGGCGGCGGCCACCGTGCGGCAGGTGGTGTACGTGCCGGTGTACACGCACGTCTACGCCGCCGACGCGCAGCGCCGCTTCGCGCTCACCGCCATGCTGAGCGTGCGCAACACCGATCCCGACCATCCGCTGGTGGTGACGGCCGTGCAGCTGTATGCGACGGACGGGAAGTTCCTGCGCGAGTACCTGCGCGCGCCGCTGCGGCTGGCGCCCCTGGCCACCGCCGAGTACGTGCTTCCGGAAGGCGAGAGCGCCGGGTCCGGAGCGAACTTCATGGTCGAATGGACGGCCACGCAGAAGGTCACCGAGCCCGTGATCGAGGCGGTGATGGTGTCCGTCGCGGGAACGCAGGGGCTGTCGTTCGTGAGCGTGGGGCGGCCGCTCGTGCGCCGGTGA
- a CDS encoding oxidative damage protection protein, with product MADVTCVRCGQTRPGLAWPPFNNDLGKKLQAEVCQDCWAQWLQRQTALINHYGLNLRDPESRKFLTDQTTEFFFGTGETEKVDTSKQGTVQW from the coding sequence ATGGCCGACGTCACGTGCGTGCGCTGCGGGCAGACCAGGCCGGGGCTCGCCTGGCCCCCGTTCAACAACGACCTGGGGAAGAAGCTGCAGGCCGAGGTGTGCCAGGACTGCTGGGCGCAGTGGCTGCAGCGCCAGACGGCGCTCATCAACCACTACGGCCTGAACCTGCGCGACCCGGAGTCCCGCAAGTTCCTCACGGACCAGACCACCGAGTTCTTCTTCGGCACCGGCGAGACCGAGAAGGTCGACACGTCCAAGCAGGGGACGGTGCAGTGGTGA